A stretch of Triticum aestivum cultivar Chinese Spring chromosome 1D, IWGSC CS RefSeq v2.1, whole genome shotgun sequence DNA encodes these proteins:
- the LOC123158264 gene encoding glycerol-3-phosphate acyltransferase RAM2, which produces MYHNTPTAHQPTVYFTTTNRAQSPPSRHYINSGAPAHRNRLDSTQKHRARLAQRLELVEASAAHRHYPAPRRGEARRTKMESLLAAAAAGVEPFPSVDKCDASGRGSHAVAADLDGTLLRSRSPFPYYALVAFETGGWPRLLLLLLLAPLATLLGIAASEAAAVRVLVFAATAGARVSSIESAAQAVLPRFYAADVHPGAWRVFSACSRRRVVLTSTPRIMAEPFLRECLGADAVAGTELATWRGRATGMVHTRRGVLVGRRKAEALHEIFDEDGDVPDVGLGDRRSDYPFMCQCKEAYIVPSAPVEAVSMDQLRRQVIFHDGRLALRPTPLAALLTVLWCPAGFVLACLRIAAGALLPMPWVYYAFWALGVRVVVKGSPPPRAGSTAGRTGVLFACSHRTLLDPIFLSAALGRPVAAVTYSLSRLSEMLSPIRTVRLSRNRVTDAAMITRLLQEGDLAICPEGTTSREPFLLRFSALFAELTDEVVPVAMESRMGMFHGTTARGWKGMDPFYFFMNPSPLYTVTFLSKLPSELTCSSGGRPSHEVANYIQRLIAATLSYQCTSLTRKDKYRALAGNDGIVDVKPMNKAR; this is translated from the exons ATGTACCACAATACCCCTACCGCTCACCAACCAACCGTATATTTCACCACCACGAACAGAGCACAATCGCCCCCCTCGCGGCACTATATAAATTCCGGCGCGCCCGCGCACAGAAACAGGCTCGACTCAACCCAAAAGCACAGAGCTAGACTGGCGCAGCGGCTCGAACTCGTGGAAGCAAGCGCAGCTCACAGGCACTACCCAGCtccgaggcgaggcgaggcgaggagaACCAAGATGGAGTCATTGCTCGCAGCTGCGGCTGCCGGGGTGGAGCCGTTCCCGTCGGTGGACAAATGCGACGCGTCGGGGCGCGGCTCGCACGCCGTGGCAGCCGACCTCGACGGGACGCTGCTGCGGTCTCGCAGCCCGTTCCCCTACTACGCGCTGGTGGCGTTCGAGACCGGTGGGTGGCCGCGGCTCCTGCTCCTGCTTCTCCTCGCGCCGTTAGCCACCCTGCTGGGCATCGCCGCATCGGAGGCTGCGGCTGTCCGAGTGCTCGTTTTCGCGGCCACGGCGGGAGCGCGGGTGTCATCGATCGAGTCCGCGGCGCAGGCCGTGCTGCCGCGGTTCTACGCCGCGGACGTGCACCCGGGCGCGTGGCGGGTGTTCTCGGCGTGTTCCAGGCGCCGCGTCGTGCTCACCTCCACGCCGCGGATCATGGCGGAGCCGTTCCTGAGGGAGTGCCTCGGAGCCGACGCCGTGGCAGGCACCGAGCTCGCCACGTGGCGCGGCCGCGCCACTGGGATGGTGCACACGCGCCGGGGCGTGCTCGTCGGGCGACGCAAGGCCGAGGCGCTGCATGAGATATTTGACGAGGATGGCGACGTGCCGGACGTCGGCCTCGGCGACCGCCGGTCCGATTACCCCTTCATGTGCCAATGCAAG GAAGCGTACATCGTACCGTCGGCGCCGGTGGAGGCCGTTAGCATGGACCAGCTGCGGAGGCAGGTCATCTTCCACGACGGCCGCCTGGCGCTCCGCCCGACGCCGCTGGCCGCGCTGCTGACCGTGCTGTGGTGCCCGGCGGGCTTCGTCCTCGCGTGCCTCCGCATCGCCGCGGGGGCGCTGCTGCCCATGCCCTGGGTCTACTACGCCTTCTGGGCGCTCGGCGTGCGCGTCGTGGTCAAGGgcagcccgccgccgcgcgccgggaGCACGGCGGGCCGCACCGGGGTGCTCTTCGCCTGCTCGCACCGCACGCTGCTGGACCCCATTTTCCTCTCGGCGGCGCTCGGCCGGCCCGTGGCGGCCGTCACCTACTCACTGTCAAGGCTGTCTGAGATGCTCTCGCCGATCCGGACCGTGCGCCTGAGCCGTAACCGCGTCACCGACGCCGCCATGATCACGAGGCTCCTGCAGGAGGGCGACCTCGCCATCTGCCCCGAGGGGACGACGTCCCGAGAGCCGTTCCTGCTCCGGTTCTCGGCGCTCTTCGCGGAGCTCACCGACGAGGTGGTCCCCGTGGCGATGGAGAGCCGGATGGGCATGTTCCACGGCACCACGGCGAGGGGGTGGAAGGGGATGGACCCCTTCTACTTCTTCATGAACCCCAGCCCGCTGTACACCGTCACGTTCCTGAGCAAGCTGCCGTCGGAGCTCACCTGCAGCAGCGGCGGCAGgcccagccacgaggtggccaactACATCCAGAGGCTCATCGCTGCCACGCTCTCCTACCAGTGCACCAGCCTCACCAGGAAGGACAAGTACCGGGCCCTGGCCGGCAACGACGGCATCGTGGACGTCAAGCCCATGAACAAAGCACGCTAG